The genomic stretch CTGATTATGCAGCCATGCTAGGAAAATCATCTGGCTAGCATCTGACAATTTGATGAGCGTGTGAGTTCGCATCGTGCATGTCACTCACAAGCCAGAAACGCCGAAGAACGACCTCGCCTAGACGTCTGAAACCTGCCACTATTCCCGTCACGAAAGGTGTATACATCACGTGGAAATACCCGACCTGTGTTCCCACGTACAACTTAAAGAGATGGACAGAAAACATGGCCACGCGTTTCCCAAGCATGATCGTTGAACTGCTTGTGATGTTCAGACCTACGCTGCGCGATTTGCGGTGAGATGCGAATGATGTTGTCGTCTGACTTGCGACAACGAATGCGGTATGGCTGGCTGCGAGAAAGCGGGTCTACGGGCAATTCTCCCCGCTGGTTTACGGTACCACGTGACTGGATTCGCGTTCTTAACATTGTGTTTTTACTTGCTTCAGTATACCATACAAGATGTCGTATCAAGCGAGACCCGAGCATGACGAGGATATACCAAAAGAAGGCGTTTGGCGATCGGTGTGGATCAACAACAAAGGAGCATGTCTGATACTGTTGGCCGAGGTTGCTGGGACTTCGAGTGATGCCATATCACGATACCTGCAGCAAGGCGATACCAAGATTCATCCGCTCCAGGTAGGATGATCCGGATTCCAACCTACCACCCACTGACTTGCCAGGTCATCTTTGCACGGATGGGAATCACCTTCATCCTAAGCAACCTGTACATGTGGTGGACGAATGTTCCCCACTTTCCGCTGGGTCGTCGAAATATACGGGGCTGGCTGTTACTTCGTGCTTTCTTTGGGTTCGGTGGACTATACTGCTTATATTGTGAGTACTTTCAACCCAATTATTGCCGCTACTCACACGTACTAGACTCGATACACTACCTTCCACTCGCAGAAGCCGTGGTATTACGTTTTCTAGTTCCCATCGTCACTGCATCGGCGTGCTCTGTCTTTCTTGGCCAAGCCTTTACACGCAAAGAGTTCATAGCGGGAGTTGTGGCCTTTACAGGAGTAGTCATCATCGCACACCCACCATGGATATTCGGCAAAGTTGATGACGATCTCCTTCCCAAGGAACCCACGGGCATTGACAAGGTCACGCCCGCACAACGTTTCATTGCAATCCTGGTCTCCTTGCTGGGGGTCTTGGGCGCGTCTGGGGCATACACAACGATCCGTGTCATCGGTCATCAGGCGCACGCACTCGTGTCTGTCAACTACTTTGCATTTGTCGCAACCACGGGTTCAGCGATTGCGCTCTTGTTGGTTCCTGGTATTGGCTtccacaaaccacactcAGCACATGAATGGATCTTGCACATTGGAGTGGGTGTTTGTGGGTTTGCATTGCAGTTTCTCATGACCGCGGGCCTTCAACTTGACAGGACTAGCAAGGCGACGAGCATGTTGTATTTCCAGATTATCATCGCACTTGCTTTCGACTGGGGTATTTGGGGCGTCATTCCCGGGGCATGGAGCATGTTTGGCGGTGCCATTGTCGTGGGCAGTACGCTGTGGAGCGCGTTGCAGAAGCCACAAGCAAAGCctgagaagaagaaagaacCAGATGAAGAGAGTGCGTTGCTTGGCGATGAGAGAAGATAGCCCAGTGCTTGTAAGGAGCGACGGTTGCTGGGGTCAATATTTGCATTGTCATATCCCTCACTACAATGTGCACATTCATTACCTACTCATCTCTAGTTTCTCCATGAATGCCGCCTCCACCGCCGCGAGATGTTCGCGCTCCGCCGTTATGCTTGCCATGAGATAGATGACGTTGCCCAGGATTCGAGAGTGTATCTGAACCTGCGATTCCGAAACGTCGTGGAGAAGTGCATCGCGGAGACCTACTGCGGCTGATGAAGTATAACCTAGGTTTATTAGTATAGATGAGAACAAGGAAGATCGACCTACCAGAACCACCCTCGGAAACAAGCGACACGGAAAGAACAGACCCCAGAACATTGACGTGATCGACCCGCTGGTGTTTCGACAAGCTGTCCACAAAGGTCTTTGACCACATGCTCCAAAGGTTGAGCCTGCTGAAATCCTTCCTGGAGGTCCACTGTCCCCTGAAGTGCTTCCATTCCTTACTATTCTTCACACATGACATGATGTACAGGCTAGTATTTGCGACATGGCAGCCCACCGCATGAGCAGTATAGCTGTGTCCATGCAAGAGACCTTCTGACTTCTCATCGCCCCAGAAAGCCTCGAAGATTGAATTGCTTGCCGAAGTGATGGAAAGTGGGAGAAGACCGCCAGTGAGGAGCTTGGCGTTTACGCTGATATCGGGATGTACGTCGAGGAAGGAAGCGGCGGAGAAGCGACCTAGACGATACAGGCCTGTGAATACTTCATCAAATACAACGGGGAGACCAGTCCAGGCCAGCTCGTCGTCAGGCGGGGTCGAATTCGTCTCGAATGTATATCGACGTACGACACGCACTAGACTTTGCTGGAAGAGAGGATCCACAAACATCATGCCGCCGGCTCCTAGAATAACAGGCTCCATGATCAGTGCACCAAACTTCCTGCCCTGCTTCTTCACCAGCTCATCCAATGTTTTCTCGATATACGCCTCATAACGCTCTGAACGTCCTCTCACTGCAAAATCAAAGATTTCGTTTTGGCTGTCAAAGTGTTGTGTCGGACCAAATTCCTCTTCCATGCCTTTGGGCGCTTCAATCATCCACTGTCCGTTTTTGAGTTTGAAAGTCGGGTAGTCGAACCAGAAGCCCCTCCCACGATACCAGTCGACCTTTTCGTTGTACACACATGGCTCAGAAGCATCCATAGCCCCGATTGTGTCTCCATGGTAGCTGCCTTTGAGGCCGAGAACGCCGACGGGCTCCTCTGCGCTATCCCGGCCATACCGCTTGCTGGCTGCTCGGAGTGCCATTTTGATACCCACCTCGGTCGCTGTACTTCCGTTATCCGTGTAGAAGACCTTTGTTAGTCGGGGATTCTGGGCGCCTTTCAACATCTTTTCTGCGAGAGAAAGCGCTGGTTCGTGTGTTGCACCAGCAAACATGACGTGGCCATATCTCCCTGCTGCATATGCTGCCTCTAGTGCGAGTCGCGGATTACCGTGGCCAAGTCCTTGGGTCCACCACGATGCGGAGCCGTCGAATGCAGGATACAAGAGTGAATCGCCGCTCTCCTTGGTTTGTTTGACCTGAAAGTAGTCACCGTACGCAGAGTCAAAGACCAGGATGTCTTCTGCGTTCTTTACGTGCTTGTGCTGGGTGAATGGATGCCAAATTGCTTTGTGAGTGCGCGACGCCATGGTATCAAGGTTGGCGAGCCGTCCATTGTGACTTTTGATGAGCTGTTCGGCTACAAGACCGACCTGACTCCCCTGGCTCTGCGAGTCGTAGTACCCTTGCATCGTCTCCGTCTCCTTCTTCGTCCCGGCCCCAATTCCATCAAGATTCGGTATCCAGGGTAGCGTAAAGGCGGATATGCCCAGGTCCTTGAAGTACTTTTGCAGGTACTCGGCATTTTGGTACTTGTTCTTGTCATCAAAGCACACCACTGCGTCAATGTCGTATCCTCGCATGATCAGCGACTCGGCAGCTGAGATGGTTGATGAAATTCCACCCAGCCGATGGTCTCCAACGAGTACTGATGGAAGTCTCAACGGCCGAAGAATATCCGCCTGTGGGGTACCCGAAGGCCCTGGGCTGAGCACTCCACCAGCCGTCTCGACAATGGCAAGGCCCATGGTATCCGGTTTCATTACTACCACATTCTGCTGGACAGTCTTGAAGACAGTCTGGCTGATGAGCTCATCGCTAGGCTTGGTTCGTCAACACTATTCTATCACCATATCGAGCAACATACGAGACATTTGGACCCTCGTGCCGCTACATGCGGGCTCACAGCTTTGTCAAATTTAAACAGCGTGGAAACAGACTGTCCGCTGTACTTTTGCACATAACTATAACTGTCAGTCACCGATATCACAACCGTCTCCAACTCACCAATCATCTGCTTCATCCGCTGGGCCTGTCGACACCGGCTTGATATAGTGCACACTCCATTTCGGCTTCCTGCCAAAGTGGGCACCTAGCAGCGTCGAAAAGACAGTTTTTCCAACCCCAGTATTTGCACCATAAACCTGCACCGCAACCAGCTTCTTCCACAAACCTCCTGGAACCCTGGCCATGTTGTTCGAATGTGTTGAGTCGATGCGCGTTGGGGTAGGTGGCTAGCCAATGCAAAAGCGCGCTAGTGCGGCTAAGTATGCAGCTCTAATGAATGACTCAATGCCACCGATGGCTGCATATCGGACGGCACAGACAGTTTATACATTTTGTTAGCTAATAGATGACGAACACAGGCCATGCGTTGACAACCGAGCTGACAGGGAAGTCGCGGCAACCGTCCTGTTGATACTCAGGTACCGTCACCCCGTCTCTACACACAAGTATGGGACATGCAGGGTTGGAAAGTCGACTGCGCGACCTACTTGATCGACGACAAGTAAATTCGACGCTGCGCAATCTGACCCTTCCCAAATCCAATCAAGTCGACTTTTCGTCCAACGATTTTCTTTCCTTGTCAACTTCACCCCAACTCAAATCCCTGTTTCTTGAAGAGCTCCAAAAGGATCTACCCCTCGGCTCCGGTGGATCTCGGCTACTGGATGGAAATTCGAATTATGCCGAGGAACTAGAGCGCGACATTGCTGCTTTTCACGGTGCCGAAGCAGGACTGTTATTCAATTCGGGTTTCGATGCCAATGCCGGGTTCTTTGCGTGTGTCCCGCAGCCAGGCGATGTAATTGTGTACGATGAGCTTGTACATGCAAGTGTGCATGATGGGATGAGGTTGTCGCGTGCAGGGGACAGGTTGTCTTTTAAGCATAATTCCGTGTCCTCGTTGAGGGGCATTCTCACACGGCTGCGAGACGGAAAGAGCAGTGTTTTTGTGACTGTGGAGTCAATCTATAGCATGGACGGCGACGTGTGTCCGTTGAGAGATGTCGTGGACGTGGTTGAAGAGGTCTTGGGTCTGCGAGGTTATGTCGTTGTGGACGAGGCGCATTCGACGGGTGTTTTGGGACTAAATGGACGCGGTCTGGTTTGCGAGCTTGGTCTTGAGCATCGCATCTTCGCCCGGCTGCATACCTTTGGAAAGGCGATAGCAGCGAATGGTGGTAAGTCAACAGCAAGTCGTGTTGACAGTGATTGACATGTGCAGCGATACTCCTAGGCTCCTCCATCCTACGACACTACCTGATCAACTACGCAAGACCGCTCATATACACCACATTTCTATCCTATCCCTCACTCGCACTTATTCGCTCCTCTTACACGCTTTTGAAATCCGGACAGAGCGTTCCGCTACAGGCACAACTTCATCAACTCACCCAAACCCTGTACACCCATCTCAATGGCCTTCAGGAAGTATCCAATGCAGCCCGTCAGACATTACGTATTCCAAGCGCATGTCCACAGTCACCCATATTCGCGGTGCAATTGGAAAAGCCAAAAGCGCTAGCGATATTCCTACAGAGCCGCGGTATGATGGTGAGGGCTGTTGTGACGCCGACAGTACCGGCGGGCACTGATCGAATCAGGATATGCCTACACTCTGGGAATACCGTGGCAGAGGTCGAGAAGCTCGTAGAAGCGCTTGGAGCATGGTGCGAGAACCACACTCTAGAGACACCCAGAGCCAGACTCTAGCCAGCAGCCACATGTAGCCAATTATCAATTGTATTACGCTACAATATGCTCAAACGCAAGCTACGACTGTACAAGCAGGCGGTGATGCGGCTTGTATAAGCTGACGCAGGGGAGTGGGGCGTGCCTCTGAATCAGTGGCATGGATGGGCAACTAGAGGGGCGATCTCATCTCCTAAGCCCGAATCCTAAGCCCGAAACAACGTCGCCGTGCCGCCGAGGCTAGCCATAGACATACCGGCCTCGGTGATGTCGAGTGGGTTTATTCTGTTGAGCGTTATATAATGTAAAGATGCAACCCCGCGCTTGATCAGCTTGGCCGTCATTGGTCGAACCCCACGTAGTGTCTTGCGTGTCTGAGACATTCGAATGGCGATGATTCTGTCCTCTACCTTTGCCATGTCTCACAGAGTGCTGGTTCGTACGGGTCGTGGGTTGTCCTTCACTCCCCGCTCCCGGCAGATCTCCCGTTCATTTAGCACCGTCCTTGACACGCCTGTCGATCCCGGAACCCAGCAACTCCGCAAGACGTCTGTATTCGAAAAGGCACTCAATGCAAATGCCCCCCGAACGACGTGGACAAA from Pyrenophora tritici-repentis strain M4 chromosome 1, whole genome shotgun sequence encodes the following:
- a CDS encoding Aminotran-1-2 domain containing protein; the protein is MGHAGLESRLRDLLDRRQVNSTLRNLTLPKSNQVDFSSNDFLSLSTSPQLKSLFLEELQKDLPLGSGGSRLLDGNSNYAEELERDIAAFHGAEAGLLFNSGFDANAGFFACVPQPGDVIVYDELVHASVHDGMRLSRAGDRLSFKHNSVSSLRGILTRLRDGKSSVFVTVESIYSMDGDVCPLRDVVDVVEEVLGLRGYVVVDEAHSTGVLGLNGRGLVCELGLEHRIFARLHTFGKAIAANGAILLGSSILRHYLINYARPLIYTTFLSYPSLALIRSSYTLLKSGQSVPLQAQLHQLTQTLYTHLNGLQEVSNAARQTLRIPSACPQSPIFAVQLEKPKALAIFLQSRGMMVRAVVTPTVPAGTDRIRICLHSGNTVAEVEKLVEALGAWCENHTLETPRARL
- a CDS encoding BioA, Adenosylmethionine-8-amino-7-oxononanoate aminotransferase, with translation MARVPGGLWKKLVAVQVYGANTGVGKTVFSTLLGAHFGRKPKWSVHYIKPVSTGPADEADDCYVQKYSGQSVSTLFKFDKAVSPHVAARGSKCLPSDELISQTVFKTVQQNVVVMKPDTMGLAIVETAGGVLSPGPSGTPQADILRPLRLPSVLVGDHRLGGISSTISAAESLIMRGYDIDAVVCFDDKNKYQNAEYLQKYFKDLGISAFTLPWIPNLDGIGAGTKKETETMQGYYDSQSQGSQVGLVAEQLIKSHNGRLANLDTMASRTHKAIWHPFTQHKHVKNAEDILVFDSAYGDYFQVKQTKESGDSLLYPAFDGSASWWTQGLGHGNPRLALEAAYAAGRYGHVMFAGATHEPALSLAEKMLKGAQNPRLTKVFYTDNGSTATEVGIKMALRAASKRYGRDSAEEPVGVLGLKGSYHGDTIGAMDASEPCVYNEKVDWYRGRGFWFDYPTFKLKNGQWMIEAPKGMEEEFGPTQHFDSQNEIFDFAVRGRSERYEAYIEKTLDELVKKQGRKFGALIMEPVILGAGGMMFVDPLFQQSLVRVVRRYTFETNSTPPDDELAWTGLPVVFDEVFTGLYRLGRFSAASFLDVHPDISVNAKLLTGGLLPLSITSASNSIFEAFWGDEKSEGLLHGHSYTAHAVGCHVANTSLYIMSCVKNSKEWKHFRGQWTSRKDFSRLNLWSMWSKTFVDSLSKHQRVDHVNVLGSVLSVSLVSEGGSGYTSSAAVGLRDALLHDVSESQVQIHSRILGNVIYLMASITAEREHLAAVEAAFMEKLEMSR
- a CDS encoding RhaT, Permease drug-metabolite transporter (DMT) superfamily, which produces MSYQARPEHDEDIPKEGVWRSVWINNKGACLILLAEVAGTSSDAISRYLQQGDTKIHPLQVIFARMGITFILSNLYMWWTNVPHFPLGRRNIRGWLLLRAFFGFGGLYCLYYSIHYLPLAEAVVLRFLVPIVTASACSVFLGQAFTRKEFIAGVVAFTGVVIIAHPPWIFGKVDDDLLPKEPTGIDKVTPAQRFIAILVSLLGVLGASGAYTTIRVIGHQAHALVSVNYFAFVATTGSAIALLLVPGIGFHKPHSAHEWILHIGVGVCGFALQFLMTAGLQLDRTSKATSMLYFQIIIALAFDWGIWGVIPGAWSMFGGAIVVGSTLWSALQKPQAKPEKKKEPDEESALLGDERR